Part of the Falco cherrug isolate bFalChe1 chromosome 1, bFalChe1.pri, whole genome shotgun sequence genome, ACTTTCTCAGTCCTGTTTCCAGACATTTCTCTGCCCACCAGGTGCTGGTTGCAGTGAGACGTGTGCTTCTGGCCCAGTTCTCTGCCTTCCCCGCCAATGGAGCAGACCTCTACGAGGAGCTCAAGAGCTCCACGGCCATCCTGCCGACTGGGAGCCCAAGGTGGGTGCACCATCTGGCGAGCCAGCAGGTCTGCCCGGGGCTGGGCTTACTGCGAAAGGCCATGGTTGCCCAGCGCAGGCTTTGAATTTCAATGTGCTGGTGCCCTGAGCAGGCTCAGTGGTGTCCAAACCATCCccagcagctgttttaaaaacttccagcctggctctgccttttTGTGGGCAAGAGGTGATTATTCTTCATGtcctgtggctgcagagccagctggtCTGTGTCCCTTGAGGGAATGACACTGACGTTGCCGCTGTCCTTGCGAGAGCCTGCACACCCTTTGGGAAGTGGTGGTGTGTCTCGCTTCTAGACTAGACAACGTGCTGCCTTCAACCTTTCCCTGGAGGGCTGCAGAGATGAGGGTTGTGATCTGGGAGGACTATTGAGTGATGATGGTGCAAACTGTCTAGATCAGGCATAGAAATGAGTTAGTCCATTGCTTgtccttgtttcttcttttctgctgtctgcTCGCTGGGCTGTTACAGTGACTACGCAGAGAAACCCTGGGTATTCAGGCCTTGCTCCCAGGAccacagctcttctgcagctcaGGACCATCCTCTTGTAGCCCCCGCGATGCAGAGAGGGAagatgggaaggaaggagcagagccTGAGGCACTTGTCTGCATTTGGGAAGGGGACTGTAGGGATAAATACCTGGGAACAGACGCTTCCTGATGCCCCTGTCATTCTGGCTGAAGGGGTGTTGATAATCCCACCATGTGTTTAACCTGTAGCCTGGACCAGCTGCTGGACTCTGGGCTGTACACGGGGGAAGTGACGGAGCTCATGGGAGCACCTGGCAGTGGGAAGACGCAGGTGAGTGAGacagaggagaggggaggggacaGGACAGGTAGGATGGAGATGATGCCTTCAGGCACATGAAGCAGAGGGACCTGGGAGGGCTGGCTGACACCAGTTCCCTGCCTCTCCAGGTGTGCCTGGGCATTGCGGTCAGCGTATCTCTTGGCCTCAAGCAACACGTCCTGTTTCTCGACTCCACGGGGGGATTCACCGCCTCCCGTGTCTACCAGATGCTTCGAGCCCAGACAGAGGATGAGGAAGAGCAGGCAAGTTCCCCTGAAGCTGGTCCCTGCACTTTCACTAACGCTGCCTTGGTTcttgcctgcaggcagcccccagaGATGGGTTGTCTGTCCAGCTCTGCCTTGGTCCCTGTGGGCTTTTTGGGGTCCAGCCTTTTCCTCCCATGGGCCGGTGGGTGCTGTGCTCAGGGACAGACACTgcactttggggttttttcttgggaagaagaggagggcTTGTTGTAGTTGATCACTTCCACTCCCTGAGCTCAATCCATGTTGATTTTTCTGTCAGTGCAATGGGGACAACAGTGTTTGTGGGGTAGAGGCAGATGTGGAAGAGATAAGGGACCATGGCATGGTATAAATGCaaagagctggggcagggggaataTAACAAGTCCTGGAGGGGTCGAGGCTGTTGGTGATGCCactttgtgctgcagctggaggctcTGCAGCGGATCCAGGTAGTCCGTGTGTTTGACATCTATGAAGTGCTGAGTGCCTTGCAGGAGCTGCGGGATCACCTCTCCCAGCAGGTAGGAGTGAGGGTCTGggcttttctcccttccccagagctgcagggagggcagaAGGGCTTGTGTGCCTGACGAGTGACGCTGTATCACCCTGTCCTGAGGATATTTGCGCCTCTGTGCAGCTCACGACCTCCAGAACTGCTGGATTCGTTACTCCACATTGCACAGGGTGCCTCCTTCTTTCAGGTCATGAGCTCCATGGGACCTGTCAAGGTCGTGGTGATCGACTCTGTCTCATCTGTGATTTACCCACTGCTGGGCGGCAAGCAGTCAGAGGGTGAGCTACTTCGTTAGGATGTGCAATGAGGTTGCAGACCTCTCTGCTCATCCTGAAGAGCGTTTTCCTCCCACGTGTGCTGtgcctggagctggggcaggacagATGTGGGTGCGACTGCTCCCAGCTTTTCCTTCACGGCTGAATAAAAGGGGAATCTGCTGGCAGTGCTATTAGCAAAAATTCAacctggctggggctgtgccagctcATGCCAGTGGTCTGAAACCTGGCCAGGGGACAGAGGAGGCACTGGCCTGTTTGCCCACAGATGAAAACCTCTGCTCACAGTGTCACAGATACATTGTGGTCGCTGGCACAGTTTGCAAAGCTCCCCTGAGGCTCATGCTGCCAGAAGGGACCATAAACCAGGAGTGAGGGGCTTTCGGCTGGCTGAGATGTCAAGGAGGCGCCTCAGACACCTTCCAGAGGGTCTTGCATGCATGGGTAGCAGCCAGTGCTATCACGGGTCCCCTCGCAGTCATGGGCTGTAGGAAATGAAGCTGTGAGCTGGAGGGATGGGTTCTGTACCTGTTAAATCAACCTGACTAGCTTTGTCTGAAGCTACCGGTgcttttgtagggtttttttgccttttaagaTGGGAAAGGAGGGGATGGGGCAACTTGGGGATTGGTCTGTCCATGCCACATCCATTTGGCTGGATGGAGCGTGCTGGTACAATGGGTACATTTGCGTGCTGGGAATGGAAATGTGTTGAAAGGTGTTCAAGAACACCAGCACTGGGACTAAATCCAGTGCTTGTGCAAACCTAGATGTCACCTGCCTCCAGGATGTACTTTGGGAGTTGATGCCGAAGCATCCGAATGCTTTGTCCTTCTCCAGGTTTGGCCATCATGATGCAGCTGGCTAGGGAGCTGAAGACTCTGGCCAGGGAGTTCAGCCTTGCTGTTGTGGTGAGTGCTGCTGTGCCTTGTCCTTCGTGTCCTGGCATGTGCCATGGCCCTGGCAAGGCTTTGGGAGCCCCTGGGAGGGGGGACCCCACTCCCAGCTAAGCATGAGTAAGGGGCCTGTATTCCATGGTGCTTTGGTCCCCGactctgcttctctgcagcccACAGATGTCTTGCTCCAGCAAGTGTGGAGCAAGAACAGGGCTGATTTGCTGCCTGCTTTTATTGCTGTCCTCTACCAACAAGGCATCCACTTGATTGAGCAAGGTAGAGTTAAGTACAGACAGATTGAAAGgttgtttgtatttatttttgatatAACACCATTCATTTAAGGGGCAGGCCAGCTTACTAAGTAACCTCTTGCTCAGTTACCTTGGAGGAACTGCAGGGGATTGCATCATCCCAAATGAGCTGGGGACTGGAAGGGGCCCTGCTCTAGCCTTCCCCAGCTCTTGGCCAAGCAATTACATTTGCTTCAATGCACCCAGACAGGTTCCTGGGACCACAATTAATGTGTTTGAACTGGGAAGGCCACGAGAGAAAATGGTGGTCTGCTGAACCTGGCACGGGGAGGCATCGAGGCAGTCCTGCCCTTTGATTAGTGATAAAGTGACAGGCACAGGGAGCCTGGGAGGACACTTGGAGCCTCCAAGTTGAACTTTGCAGGTGGCTTCAGTACCAGGAGTTACTGCAGCCTGCAGATAGGAGCGAGCTCCTACCTGAGTATGTGCCTGGGACAGTTGCGTGGGCTATGTTTGGAAGGGATGGCATAGGTGTGTCCTCCAAAAGGAGGGCTCAGGATGGAGACAAAATTTCATAAAGTAGCTACGGGCCATTATCTCCTGGTGATCTCCGGTATTTCATTGCACGGAGTGGCACTGCTGTTCCCAGGTGCTGATAAGCCTGTTTGTGCTGCAGGTGACTAACCAGGTGACAAGGGACAGCAGCACCAGTCAACTGAAGCCAGCCCTTGGCCGATCCTGGAGTTTTGTGCCCAGCACCCGGGTGCTGCTGGAGAACAAAGAAGCCACCCAGGAGAAAGCCACCACGCAGCGCTTGGCTTCCTTGGCAAAGTCACCCCGGCAGGTGAGGCTGCCTGGAGAGACCCTGGTAATGGAGGAACATGTCTGTGACCTGGAGCGGGCTTTGGAGCAGAGGGAGGCTTctgctgggggtggggcaggATCAGACCTTGCTGAGTGACCCTTGGCAATGGGAGAGGAGCCAATGCAGCCTGGTTGTGTGCTGTGGAAGGGAGGAACATCTGTTCCCAACAGCCTGAGCTTGTATTTATGGGCATGTTAAATGAGCGGCACCACTTCCAATCCAGGTCATGGTGTTCCTCGTGCTTGTCTCGCTCTCCTGATGGCGTGTGGGCAGTGAGAGTCCTGTGGAAATGGCTTTGACACCTGCAGAGGTGACTTTGGCTTCAATCCTGCCTATGTTGCCTGAGCCTCCTGGCTCtgagcctgctctgctgcctgatCCAATAGGTTTGGAAGTGGTGGTGTGCTGGGCAGCGAAATGTATGCTGGATGTGCTAAATAATAGTGTGTCTGGGGAAATCTCGgagcaaaatgttctttctttacTAAATTGCATTCTCAATTTGTATCTCTGTGTTCAGCAGACCTAGTTAAAATGAGGGCACCAGCAGAAAGAAATCCTCAAGGGGATGTAATTGGGGAATTTTGGCTCTGGGGCAGGTGATGGAGTGATGCAGAGTCCCTGCAGTGTGAGGTTTAGCTCCTCTCTGTTTCTCCTTGCAGCCGATGGGGATACAGGTGGAGCTGGATATTGGAAATAGTGATGTGCAGGAGCTGAGCCCTGTGACACCCACACAGGGGCTCTGATGTGGGTGGAAAAGCAAATACCAAGGTCCaagacagctgcaaaaaaagCTGGCAATCACACTGTGCAGTTTTACAGACTGACTGAGcgtcctgcagccccaggaagGACCAACATGAAGAAGCTTTTGTTGTTCTGCACTAGGGAGAAAATGAGCATGGGGTTCCCTGGAGATCTTGCCTCAGCAGATGCTGCCTACAGTGGCTGGGCTGTGTGGGCAGCATGATAACCAGGTTCTgtcctctgctgcaggcttgTCTACAACAGCAGAGCCTGCCCTGTCCTAAGGTGTTGGCTTGGGACCAGCTGGCGTGCCCCTGCACAAACCTATGACTCATTGTGGTGTTTTTGTTCCCCCCCATAACGCGCTGCCCTCTGGTCCTAGAGCTCTGCTCGTCCTTGGGCAGCCCACAGTAGTCTTggttcagaaataaaataaaaaaaaaaacatgatgTACACTGCTGTAGTTGTTGAGAGCTGGAATTCAATTCATGGTGACTGCTGTTGATTCAAATTTTGAGGTTTAGTCCCTAGCAGGActggggtgggacaggctgttgaTGAGCTGGGACATAATCAGATGCTTGACCTGACCTTGTCCCCAGGGTAAcaccaggctctgcagggagctgctggtaTTTCTGGggcactgctgtgctgtgtaAAGAATTGCTGTTAACTGATGAAGGTTATGATCTGGATCAGCTGGGGTGGGTGAGCCTGACTGACATCAGCTGGCCCTGTCTGATGCTCAAGGACCTGCTTAATTGCATGTGgtgaagtttaaaataatctcCTCTTGCTCCAGTGCTTTCCAACTGCTCTTgcctgctctgggcaacctcctGGGTGCTTGTGCAGTGccagggaggaggtgggaggcTGGGGTGGAGTGTGGCCTCTCCTCTTGATCCCAGGTGTCGTAGACACCCTCATCCTCTGCTTAATAAGAACCCTCCCTGGCGGGTGAGCTGAGCTATGGCTTGCACTTCCAAGGCTGTGGATGCAGATTGTGGGGCCTGGGACTCATCAGGGTGTGCTTGTTAGACTAGTAATACATCAGTACAGCTCCTGGAGCCTTCtaaggctgtgctgggccaaGAGGAGTCTGATGCAGTCAGAATTTGAGTGCTAATTTCTCTAGAGTAGTCATAACACTGTACAGCCCTCTATTCCTGAGCAAATAGCTGCTGTAGGGAAGCGAAGCAGCTGTAGGAAGCAGTGAAAAGGGGTATGTGAAGGCATGTTTTGGTTTCCCAGGAGGCAGTGGCCAGGTCTCaacacagattttaattttgcacaTCTGTCAGA contains:
- the RAD51D gene encoding DNA repair protein RAD51 homolog 4; protein product: MVVLRAGLCPGLTEEMIGLLRASGIRTVVDFVSSDLEDVAQKCSLSYKVLVAVRRVLLAQFSAFPANGADLYEELKSSTAILPTGSPSLDQLLDSGLYTGEVTELMGAPGSGKTQVCLGIAVSVSLGLKQHVLFLDSTGGFTASRVYQMLRAQTEDEEEQLEALQRIQVVRVFDIYEVLSALQELRDHLSQQVMSSMGPVKVVVIDSVSSVIYPLLGGKQSEGLAIMMQLARELKTLAREFSLAVVVTNQVTRDSSTSQLKPALGRSWSFVPSTRVLLENKEATQEKATTQRLASLAKSPRQPMGIQVELDIGNSDVQELSPVTPTQGL